The genomic stretch AAGGAGGTCCCGCGACCGATGATGGGAATCCCGCGTCGGCCCCAGATCACGCCGAAGATGTACGGGGAGATGGGCTACAAGGCGGCCATCCTGCCTGGCGTGCTTCCAGCGGCCGAGGCACTCGGCATCGCGGGGGTCCTCAAGTCGCTCATCGAGCACGATAGCGATGCCCCGTTCTTCGAGTCATTCCCCGATGGGGCGGAGCTGCGAGCTTGGACGAGCAGAATCGGCGGAGCCTGGGCCACGGATATCTCGAAAAAATACCATCCGGCCGCGGCGAGCCGAGGAGGCGGCGGACACTGATCGCGGGCAGGGGCGGCCATGGACGCTCGCGGAACCATGCGGCCGGTCGGAGGATGATCATGACTTCGGTACAGACGGACGCGGCGAAGGACCGTTACCGAACGCCAGGGGATCCGCTGCTGCTACCACGGCTGGGCGTTCGACGTCGATGGACGAGTGATCGACATTCCCGGCGAGCCATCGGCCGCGAGCATGAAGAGCCGGATCGTTCACAAGCGGCGGCTTCGCAGCGGCAGCGGCGCGGTCCACTACCGGAACTCCCAGGTCTCGATATTCCAGCTCATGTTCGACTCGCCCGCCACGAGCTTGGGCCCGGTAAGGCCGGACACGAACGCCCAGGGCTGGGTGACAAAGAAGAGCGAGATGGCCGGTAGCTGGTCGGCTTGGAGCTTGGCCATATCGACGAGCTGCTGGAGGCGCTCGGCACGGTCGAGGGTGGTGGCGTAGGCGTCGGCGAGCCGATCGAAGTCGGGATTCGACCAGCCGCCCCGGTTTCCGCCCTGCCACCGGTTCTCCGCCTTCGGGATGCGGACGGTCATGTGATTCAGCAAGGCCGGCTCGCCCACGGAGGTGTTGTTCACCCAGATGCCGGGGAACGTTGCCCGGAGCTGGTTGTCGCGCTCGAGTCCGCCGCCCACCACGTTCTGCTGCATCTCCAGCCCGAATTGGGTCCAGGTGTGGTCGAGAATCGCCAGCTCTGCCTCGTTGTCGGTGGCGGCGTTGGTGGCCAGCTCTGAGTGGAAGCGGCCGAAGGATGGACTCGTATAGATGCCATCTGCTCCGCGGCGGAATCCCGCGTCTTCCAGGAGCTGCTCGGCCGCCCGCGGATCGTACGTGTGCTTGGTGATGGCGCGGTCAATCGCCTTTCCGGTCTCGGTGAGGGGCGGGATCATCGTGTTGGATATCAGCGAATTGCCCTCGTAGACGGCCTCGTTGATCGGGTCTTTGTTGACCGTCATGGCGAGCGCTTTCCTCACCCGAAGATCCATGAGCGCCGGCTGTGTCAGCACGTCGGGCCGAAACTGGAAGAACGCGGCGCGCCACTGATTCGGGTGGAGGATCACCGTCCCGCCATCCGGTCCCCATTCGCGCCTGAGAATCGAAACTTCGGCGGTCCGAATCGAGGTGTCGGCTGAGAGCTGGACCACGCCCGAGAGCATGTTGGCCAGCGCCGTGTTGGAGTTGCTGATGAAGAGCACCTTGATCCGCTGAATCTTTGGCGGCCCGTTCACGTGGCCGGCGAAGGGTACCGCCTCGTAGAAGGCGCCGGGCTCCCAACGGTCGAGCCGAAATGGTCCCAGCCCGATGTACTCGGTGGTCCAGAAGGGGTGGTTGACGAAGGCGTCCCACTGGCCGTCGGCGTAGGTGCTTTCGAGAATGTGGCGCGGAAGCGCGGGAAAGTACGCGTCGCGCGTCGTAAAGCTCTCGGCGTCGGGGTATGGCTGCCGCCATGTGATCATGATCGTCCGCGCATCGGGAGCGCTCACCTCGTCGATCACGCTCATCGGACGACCGATGGCGCCCAGCTCGGGCGTCGAGTAGACGCGCCACGAGAAGACCCAGTCGTCGGCGGTAAGCGGCTCGCCGTCGTGCCACGTGAGGTTCGGCTTGAGGTGGTAGGACGTCTGCATGCGTCCATCGGGGAAGACCTGCCAGGAGTCCGTGTTGAGCTGGGGAAAGGCCTCGACGAGGTACGGGCGGGGAGTTCCCGTATCGTCGAGGATCGCCAGGTCCGCGTTGAACATGCGACTCGAGAGATACACGGCGACGCCCTGTTCCCGCAGCGACCGCTCGGCGAGCGTGAGTGGCTCGACGCGGACCGCGGCCACGAGGGTTCGCCCGGGCTCAGAGGGCGCGCTCGCCCCGGCCGGCGCGGCTGGCTCTCGCGTCGACGGCGCGGTCGCGCACGCCGCTGTGATGAGGAGAAAAGCCGAAGCCATTGCCCGCGTGAGCATCTGCGCATCCCCCGTCCGCCATCCGCGGCGAGGCAGATCGTATCATTCCGCTGCGATCGGTGCGCACGGTCGGGGCTGCTCCCGCGAAACAGCGTTGTCGCATCGGTCGAACGCGGCGCGTGGAGGCTCGCGTGCGAAACGGCTACCGGATCTACGACACAGACACGCATAGTCGCCCCTCGGCGGAGTCGATCCGCCCGTATCTCCCCGCTTCCGTGTTCGAGCGGATTCCCGACCTCGAGGAGCACCGGACGGAAATTCGCGTCGGGATGGCCAGCGAGAAGCGCGAGCCTCCCTATCGCCACTGGTATCGTTTCGACCGCGGGGGCGGCGGGTGGGGAGCCGACCGGCCGCGCATGCTGGGTGAGGCGGCGCCCCGGCCTGACGCGCAGCGCGAGCGCCAGGTCTTCATGGGCTCGCGCTATCCCACCGAAGGTGGCGGCGACTACGATCCGGACGCTCGTCTCCGCGACATGGACGACGAGGGGGTCGACGTCCACTTCATCGTGCATAACTCGAGTGCGAGCCACCCCGACCCTGAGTTGGACATGGAGTTCATCCGAGCGGAGCACCGCTACCTGCACGACTTCTGCGGTCGCGACCCGCATCGGTTGAAGAGCTGTCTGCTGGTGACGCCCCGGGCCGTGGAGGCCTCAGTCGCGGAGATCCATCGGTGGGGACGCGAGACCTGGGCCGTCGCGATCCATCCGCAGCTTCCGCTCGACTACCCCCTCGATCATCCTGATCTGCGCCCCATCTGGGCCGCTGCGCAGGACGAGGGCCTCGCCGTCATTCACCACAGCTTCTCGACCGGCTACCCCGGCTATCGCGATCTGTGGAGCAACCCGTTCCTCGGCCGCCTGGCCTCCCACCCCTGGGCGGCGATGCGGGCGGTCGCGGCATTCGTCGGGTCCGGCCTGATGGAACGCTACCCGGAGATCCGGTTTGGGATCCTGGAGTCTGGATTTGGCTGGCTACCCTTTTGGGGACGCCGAATGGACGACCAGGCCGTCTACATGGGCTACGTCGCCGAGGAAATCGAGGGCAAGCTCAGCGACTTTTTGACCGGAGGACGGTTCTTCGCGGCTATCGTGTTGCACGAGGGGCCCGAGATGGTCCGAATGGTGACCGACATGCTGGGCGACCATGTCCTCATGTTCGGGTCCGACTATCCCCACCCGGAGTCGCGCTTTCCAGAATCGGCGGATCGCGTCCTCGAGTGGCAGGCGTTGACCTCGCACGAGATGCGCAAACTCCTGTGGGATAACGCGGTTCGCTTCTTCGGCGAGCCGTGATGGCTACGTCCGCTTGAGCCTGCGCGCCCGGACCTCCCCCTGGGATCGCACGGCCACCCGATGCCAGATCTGCCCGCGGCGCATCGCTCCCAGGGAGGGCGCGCCTTCGGGTACTCCGCGAAAGTCCCACGTCATTCGATTCGCTTCAACGCTGCAGACGTACGGCTCAATCGTGGTCAGGTCCCATGGCGGGCACTCGCCTGAGACCTCCGCGATAACCTCGCCACCTTCCACGCGAACGGTGAGCTGCGGGTTCTCCAGCTCCACCTGGCCGACGCGCGCCTTGGATGCGCGCCAGCTTCCATGGGGGAGCGGATCGATTAATGTCGCGTCTTCCATGGTGAGAATCGATCTCCAGTTCGCGGCTGCGCCGCGGCGCGTGTCCCGCCGCGGGCTTCGAGACCGCTGAGTTCCGTGGATGATACCGATCTGGCTGCGAGACGAGCGATGGCCCGATAGTCATATCCCGAACGTCGCGCGCGATCACGCCCCAAGCGTGCGGAGCCAGCCCGGGCGGGTGAATTAGTTCGTCGACAGTGGAGCGGGGCGCCACGCGCGGACTTCCACCGCAACGGCGTAGCCGTCGCCGTCCGTTTCAACCTCCGCGAAGTCGCCGACGTATGGTCGCGGGGCGGCGCCGATGGCCCACGCAACCCAGCGTCGGCCGACGCGTAGCCCGTAGGCGTTCCACTCTTCGACCCATCCAGCCACCGTTGAAGCGGTTGGTCGATCTCGATGGTCCGAAACGTATCCCACGCGTCCATTTTAGAACGGGTGTGCTAAATTCGCCACTCCCGCTGGCGCGCTTTCGGTCGGCCGAGGCGACGGCTTAGCCGCTGCGGGCTCGCGCGGGCTGGTTCTTGGCGGCAGTGGATCGCGGCGCGAGGCTCCTGCGCGCCCAGAACACGGCCCGCACGGCGAGGAGGGCGCCGACAACGACTGCGTAGGCCAAGGGCTGGCTCACGTCGAGCTTCACGCGCCAGATGAAGTGCAGCACGGCCAGCCCGCCCGCGAGATAAATGAGCTGGTGGATCCGAGCCCAGCGGCGATAACCCAGCCGCCGCACCCACGCGTTGGTCGACGTTATGGCCAGCGGAGCCATCAGCACGAGGGCGCCAAAGCCCACCGTGATGAACGGACGCTGCACGACGTCCTCGACGATCGCGCGCCAGTCGAAGAATTCATCCAGGACGAGATACGTCAGGAAGTGAAGCGAGGCGTAAAAGAACGCGAAGAGCCCGATCTCCCTGCGCACGCGCATCTGCCACGTCCAGCCAAACAGCCGCTTAGCCGGCGTGCAGGCCAATGACGCGACCAGGAAGATGAGGGCGGTGAGGCCCAGCTCGTTCTCGACTTCGGCGATGGGGTTTGCGCCGAGCTGACCGGCCATGGCCCGCCAGAGAACGGCGGCCAGCGGCGCCAGGCTTCCCAGGAAGATCCCGGACTTGAGCCACGGATTTGGCTCGCGGCGTCGTGTCCGTCGGAACACGCCGGCGACGGGTATCAGATCGAAGACGGATTGCTGGGTGGAGGCCATCAGAAGTTGGCTCGTAGGTCCATGCCCGAGTACAGGCTCGCGACCTGGTCCGCGTATCCGTTGAAGGGAAGCGTCTTCCGCCGCTGGAACTCGCCGATCCGTCGCTCGGTCGCCTGGCTCCATCTCGGGTGGTCGACCTCGGGATTGACGTTCGCGTAGAAGCCGTATTCTCGAGGCGCGGCGACCGCCCAGGTGTTCTTGGGCTGCTCGCGGGTAAATCGGATCGTAACGATGGATTTGATGCCCTTGAACCCGTACTTCCACGGAACGACGAGCCGAAGCGGCGCGCCGTTCTGCTTCGGCAGCTCCTGGTTGTAGAGGCCCGTGGCGAGCAGGGTGAGCGGGTGCATCGCCTCATCCAGGCGAAGCCCCTCGACGTACGGCCAGTGCAAAATGGGCGAGCGTTGGCCCGGCATCTGCTCCGGGTCCAGCAGGGAGACGAACTCCACGTACTTGGCGTTCCCGGTTGGCTCGACGCGCTTGATGAGGTCTCCGAGGGGAAAGCCGTTCCAAGGAATCACCATCGACCACGCTTCTACGCAGCGCATGCGGTAGATCCGTTGCTGGATCGGAAACCAGGTGAGCAACGAGTCGATGTCGATGGTCTGCGGCTTCGTCACTTCCCCTTCGATGGAGACGGTCCACGGGCGCGGGCGCAGGGTGCTCGCGTGTCGCGCGGGATCGCCCTTCTCGACGCCGAACTCATAGAAGTTGTTGTAGGTCGTGACGTCGCGGAACGACGTCTCCGCCTCGTCCGTATCGAAGGGACTGCTTTCGGCAACTGGCGGCGTCGGCGCGTCAGCCGGCGCTTCCTGGGGCTGGTCCGGCGGCGGGCCATTGCCGATGAGCCACAGGAGTCCACCTCCCACCGCCGCCGCGGTGCCCAGGGTCAAGCCCGCGTTTTTGATGAAGGCTCTGCGGTTCAGGTAGAGCCTCTCGGGCGTAATCTCGCTGCTGGGAGGGTCGGGAGGTACGTCTCGCATTGTGCCCTCGGCTAGAACGGCCGTCTACCGGCGCTCTCTACTGTGGTTACGCTGCCCGAGAAGCCGCGGATGCTGAGCCGGCCGGCCGCAACGGCCCGAGCTGGCCGCCGCGGGCTCGGGATGATCGAGCCGCGCCTTGTCGTGGGGCGGTGGCTCATCCACTGCCGCATCTGCACAGCGGTGCACGGACTCGTCAACTTGGCGCCCATGCCGCTAGCTCGACCTCGTTGCCGTCTGGATCGTCGACGTAGATGGCGTCGACCGGGAGAAATGGGTGGGTACCGGTGCGCACTTCGAGACCAAGGCCCTCGAGGCGAGCGCGCTCGCGCGGGACGTCGTCGGGAGCGATCTCGAGACCGATGTGGTGCACCGATCGCAGTCGCCGATCCGCTGGAAGAGCAGGCGCGTCCGCCGGCCGCTGCACGAGGACGACCTGTGAAGGAAGGCCCGGTCCTGCCGCGCCGGCTCGGAGGAAGCGAGCGTTGGTGATAGTCGAAGGTGAGATGACGTCGAGCCCGAGAACGTCGCGATAGAACGCCGTTGACGCCTCCAAGTCCCTCACCAGGAGCACGACTTCGGCGAGCCTGCGAATTGCAGAAGGCATTCGGCCTCTCCTTCCGTGAACGGCAAGATCATCCACAATCGTCCGCAGACGTGGTCCCGAGGAGTTTGGCACGCGTTATGATTCTGCACCTTCGCGCCTGACGAAACAATTCGCACCCTGTAGAATGTGCGCGATGAAAAGCCCGCGCGAGCTGACCGAGCATTTCCGTCAGCACGGCCTCCGGGTGACGCCGCAACGTCAGCGGATCTTCGAACTCCTGGGCAGAACGCTGCCCATCCCACCGCTGAGGCGGTGTATGCGGCTGTCATCAAAGATATGCCGACGGTGTCGCTGAAAACGGTGTGTGAAACGCTAACCGAGCTTGTCCAATTGGGCGAAATGACCAGGCTAAACCTGGGAGCTGGCGCATGGCGTTTCGATCCCAATACGGACGCGCACCATCATCTCGTCTGCGTGGAGTGCGGCGCGGTCTGCGATTTCTACGCCGATTTCGGCCACATCGCGGTGCCTCCGGACCAGCAGTTCGGATTCGTGATCCGCTCGAAGGAGGTGACCTTCCGAGGCCTCTGCCGGAACTGCGCGGGCGCTCCATCGCGGACACGCCCGGGCGCCGGGCACGCGGAACCCCAAAACTGAAAAGGGAGAGCGAACCATGGCAACGCCACAAGCCGCAGTCCTCGATCGAAATATGGGGCGAAATCAGTGGTACGTCCACCTCAGCCGCGTAGAGGGGGCAGATGTCAACCACATCAGGCGCGTCCTCAAGAAGTACCGCGAGGACTGCGGCATGCTCCAGAGCGGGATCAAGACCGTCATCGCATTCGGCCCCTCGCTTCTCAAAGACCTGACTAACGACATCCCCAACGACTTTCAGCCGTACGAGACCTTCCGATCGATCGATGGGAGCGGGAGGGAAGCCAAGGGGACGCAGGAAGAGCTGCTTCTGTGGCTCCATTCCGACGACAAGGGCGAGCTCTGGAAGGCGCAGTACGACGCCCGGACCGCACTGAAGGGTCACATGAAGGTCGCGCGCGAGACGATGACGTTCATCTATCGAAATTCGCTCGACCTATCCGGCTTCATCGACGGCACCGGAAACCCGACGCCGGACCGCGACATCGAAGTCGCCATCGTGCCGAACGGGCAGCCGGGCGCTGGCGGCACGCACATCATCGCTCAGCGGTGGGTCCACGATCTCGAAGCATTCCACGCGCTCCCCATCGAGGAACAGGAGAAGGTGTTCGGTCGCCGGAAGACGGATTCCGAGCGACTCAAGGTACAGCCGCCGACATCCCACCTGTCGCACGTCGAACTGCGAGAGGGCCAGACCGGCGATGACACGAAGCCAAAGCGCGACGAGATCTCACGCCGATCGACCCCCTATGCCAATCCAGATGGCGTCGTCGGTCTCTATTTCCTCGGCTTCTGCCGGAGCCAGGCACCGCTCCGGGAGCGAATGCGCGCGATGTATGGGATGGACGGTCAGGTGCGCGATCGCCTGACCGACTTCAGCAACCCGGCGTCGGGCTCTTTCTACTTCGCGCCTTCCCTCGAAACCCTCAACGCGATCACAAACGTTTGAGCCGGGGGTAGTCGCGATGGGGGCGGTCCCGCCGAGCGGGACCGCCCCCATCGCATTCCAGCAGGCTTGCCACCCGGAGCGCGACCTCCGGGTATTTCTGACACGTCATCGGTGGGCGACGCCGCGGTGACATCGGGTCTCTCGGCGGAGCGGGCCGTCCGCGGAGCCGTGGTCGTCGCGTGCGCGGCGTTCGCGCTTTGGCTCCATACCGCAGCGTCGATCGGCTTCCAGGGGGGGCTCCATCCGACCACGCTCCGAGACTTCGGGGCCTTCTGGGCAGCCGGGGACGCCGCGAACGCGGGCCGTGACCCTTATCAGACCACGGCGCTGGCCCGCGCGGTCGTCGCGCCAGGTGGCACCGAGCGCGCGACGAACCTCAATCCGCCGGTCAGCGTGCTCGCCTTTCAGCTGCTCGCGCGCGTTCCCCCGGCCGTCGCGTTTCGCGCCTGGCAAGTCGGGTCCGCGCTCGGCTACGTCGGGATGGTGGCCGGCCTCACCCTTGGCGCCCGGCCCCATGCCTGGGGTCGAGCGCTCCTGGTCCTGCTCTGGGAGCCCTTCTGGTCCACGGTCGATCTCGGCCAGATCTACGTCGGGCTCGCTGTGGCAGTGCTCGTGGCGACCGCGCTCCTGCGCCGCAACCCTGCGGTCGCGGGCCTCGTGATCGGCGCCGTCGTCGCCCTCAAACCCCAGTTCGTCCTGTGGCCGCTTTTTCTCCTGGCGGCCCGGCAGCGAAGACCGGCCGTCGCGGGGGCGATCAGTGCCGCGGCGCTGTCGCTCCTGCCCGTCGTGTTCGGCCACGTGGACTGGTACGTCGGGTGGTGGCACGCCATCGCGCGATGGAGGTTCCTCGCGTTCTCGGACAATCTCTCGCTCGTGAGCATTCTCGCGCGCGCCGGCGTGCCCGACGGTCTCGCCGCCGTGGCGACGGCTGGCGTCGTGGGGACGCTGGTGGCGTTTGCACGTCATCGACGCATCGACTCGCAACGCGCGTCGACGGTGGGGCTCGTCGCGGCGATTCTTGCGGGCCCCGTGTCGTGGGTCGGGTATGCAACGGTTCTCGCTCCCGACGTCCTCATCCAGCCGAAGTGGTCTGAAGCCACGCTCGTCGCGGCGGCGCTCCTGGCCATCCCAGGAGCGCTCATCTGGTGGTCGGACCAAGCCGGCTTTCTCGCGTACGACGTCGCCCTCGCACACCTGTTGCTGGGCTCGTTCCAGCGGCCGCCAGATGCTTTCGAGGGACCTGTAGGTAAGGTCGAGAGGGCTGCCCACCAGCGCCTGCCCCCGGGCGCGTTGGCGGAAAATTGACCTCTTCTCGGCGTCCGCGTATCGTCGAGCCGCCGACGCTGGCCGCGCAGTCGCGCCCGGCCGGCGCATCACATCGCCGTGGAGGACATGTGCGAAGCCGGTTGATCGCCACAACCCTCGGTTCGGCCTTCCTGGTGTCGGCGCTCATGGGGAGCTGGGGCCCGCCGGCCCTGTCCCAAAGCAGCGAGGGCGCCGGGGACGGCATCACCTACGCCGCGCTCGGGGACTCGATCGCCGCCGGAGTCGGTGCGCGCGCCGGCTATCCGCAGCTTTATCGAGCGTCGCTCGAGGATCAGCTCGGCGTGTCCGTCCAGCTCATCGATTTCTCGCGTGGCGGCGCCACCAGCAGCGATCTCGTGGCGGCGCTCACCACCAACCAGGCGGTGCGCGACGCCGTAGCCCACGCGCAGGTCATCTCATGGAATATCGGCGGCAATGACCTCCTCGCCGCCCGAGCAGCATATCGGGCCGAGCGGTGTGGCGGGGACGACAATCAAGCCTGTCTCCAAACCACGGTCGATCGGTTCGAGCAGAACTGGGATCGAAGTCTCGACGAGATCGTCGCGCTCACCAGCGGGCACGCCGCTGTGGCGATCACGATGGACATCTACGATCCCTATGTGCGCCTCGATGCGAGTGCCGCCTCAGCCGGCGCGGGGTCGGACCTGGACGTGTTCGTGCCATATCTGGACGAGGTGAACCAGCACATCGCGACGACGTCCGCCGGTCGCGGTGTTGATGTGGCTTCGGTGCGGGAGGCGTTCAACGGCCCGAGCGGCCGTGACGACCCCGCCGCGAAGCGGCTGATCGCTGCCGACCTCCTCCATCCCAACGAGACCGGCCAAAAGATGATCGCCGATCTCCTCATGGACGCGGGCTCGTCCGACGTTGCTCGACTGCGCGCCCAGGTCCTACGCTGAGATCATCCGCGCCGCGACGCGGTTCGCCATTCGCACGCTGTAATTCTGCCCACGGTCCTCGGGATAGACCTGAAACATGTTGGCGAGGTAGACGCCGCGGAGCGGCGTTTCGTGGGGCGGGATGTGCTCGTGGTAATCGACCGTGACGATCGGCTGGGCAAAAGGCGCGGCGAACACGTGGGACTCCACGACCCAGCCCTCGTCGAAGTCGGGATTGATCCGGCGCAGGGCCGACGTGAACTCCTTCAGGACCTCTTCCCGGGGTTTTCGGAGCAACGGGTCGCTCATGGGGAGATAGTTGCCCAGGTACACGACGTGTAGTCCATCGTAGTCTGATGCGGGCATGAAATTCGTGTGCTCCACGACGGTGAGGAACGGGAAGCCGGGGTCGTGGATGTTGAGCCAGTAGGTGCGCTCCATGAGCTGGCGATTCAAGCCGAGGATGACCGAATGGGCGCCATAGTACTCGCCGGTGTCGTATCGACTTCGATACTCGTCCGGTAGGTTGACGGCCAGACGCATGAACACGCGCGTCGGCGTCGTCACGAGGAGCTGGTCGAAGTCGAATGCGCCATCCGAGGTGTCGACGTGCACGGAGTCGTCGGAGCGGATGGACTTCACCTCGGTCTTCAGCCGCATCTCGGCCCCGCTCTGCTCGAGCTGCTCGGCGAGGCGGGCGTACAGCCGATAGAAGCCGCCGCGAATGTAGCCCAGCCGCTGGCTCCGAAGGTGCACACGGGACCAGAACCACGGCATGGCGATCTGTTCCGCGAAGTCCCCGAACTTGGCGCGAAGCAGCGGGCCCCAGAACACCTGGTACGCCTCCTCGCCCATCCACCGCTTGATCCACGATGCCGCGGTCTGGCCCTCGAGGCGATGGTAGTTGCGCTCGAGCTTCAGATACGCGGCGCACGCCCCGAGGCGAACGCGATCGGCAAAGGGTAGCGGCGAGAAGGCGAGCACGTCGGTCGGTGAATCGAACCCATAGAAGCGCCCGCCGCACAGGGAGCTGACGTCCGGTCGCGGCCAGACGAGGGCGTGCTCCAGGCCTGCTTCGGCGATGAGCGCGCGCACGTCGCGATCCGACCGGAACAGGTGATGGTAGTAACGTTCGAGGTGAGCGCCGCCGATCTTGAAGGACGCCACGAGTCCGCCGACCTCCTCCTCGCGCTCGATGACCGTGACGCGCATGCCGGCTTGCGCGAAACGGAGGGCCGCGGTGAGTCCGAGGATCCCGGCGCCGATCACGCCGACGGCACGAGGTTGCGCCATGCCTGCTCCTGTTTCATCGACTAGTGCGTGCTCTCTCAGAGCGGTCGGACGGAGGGCGCCTCTCGCTGACCTGAAACCATTCAGCGAACTGCGCGCGCAGGCACCGCATCAAAGCGGCGCAAGAGCCACGATGTTTGGACATGGTCGAGACGGCGAGTCGCTCGCGTATGGAACCCGATGAGCTGCAGCTCGGTAAACGCGCGGCCGTTTCGATCGCGTTGCGTCCAGTCCCACGGTCCGCCATTCTGCGATGGGAGCCCGATCTCCTCCACGAAGGCACGGTCCATCAAGATCGGCTCCGCGAGCAGGCGCGATCCGGGGCCTCCTCGCCAGATTGTAAACCGCGTGTCCGAGTCGGGAAGCAACGCGTTGCGCCGAACGTGCGCGTTACCGGCGTACCGAGGATCGGTGAGGAGCCCCCGGCCCGCGAGGTCCTGGTATGAGATGCGCTCCTCGATCTGGAAGCACGCGATGACGAACCGAAGCTTGGCGCCCGCGACGATGAGCGTCTCGTTGAAGAAGATCCAGTCGCCGACCTCCATCTTGGCGAGGTTCGCCTTGGCTGGCTTCCACGGGTAGTCGCCATAGGTGAACGAGCGAAACTCGGGGTCGACGTGGCGAGGCACGTCGAGGGCGCGGTAGCGTGGCTCTTCGCGAATCCAGCGAATCTGCCAATCCCGGAGCTGGTGACAGGGTGACGGATCGCCGACGTTGACGAGAACGCCCTGCGCCACGGGACCCCCTGTTTATAATCCCCGTGATTCCGGGAGACGAACCCCGGGGAAATGGTTGTCTCGCAGAAACGGCGAAGCCATTTCTGCGAGACAACGTCTGGGTCTATATTTTGCTCTACCTCGACGGACTCAATCCCCCGCAGCGCGAGGCTGCCCTCGCCGTCCACGGACCGCTCCTCATCGTCGCCGGACCCGGATCCGGG from Chloroflexota bacterium encodes the following:
- a CDS encoding NAD(P)/FAD-dependent oxidoreductase, whose translation is MAQPRAVGVIGAGILGLTAALRFAQAGMRVTVIEREEEVGGLVASFKIGGAHLERYYHHLFRSDRDVRALIAEAGLEHALVWPRPDVSSLCGGRFYGFDSPTDVLAFSPLPFADRVRLGACAAYLKLERNYHRLEGQTAASWIKRWMGEEAYQVFWGPLLRAKFGDFAEQIAMPWFWSRVHLRSQRLGYIRGGFYRLYARLAEQLEQSGAEMRLKTEVKSIRSDDSVHVDTSDGAFDFDQLLVTTPTRVFMRLAVNLPDEYRSRYDTGEYYGAHSVILGLNRQLMERTYWLNIHDPGFPFLTVVEHTNFMPASDYDGLHVVYLGNYLPMSDPLLRKPREEVLKEFTSALRRINPDFDEGWVVESHVFAAPFAQPIVTVDYHEHIPPHETPLRGVYLANMFQVYPEDRGQNYSVRMANRVAARMISA